The Tunicatimonas pelagia genome contains the following window.
ATGGCGGATCCAGGGCGGCGGTAGGTTCATCCAGAATGATGATGGGTGGATCAAATAAAAAGGCCAAAGCAGCACTTACCTGTTGCCGCATCCCCCCCGATAGCGAACCCAATGATTTGTGATGTATTTGCTCAATGCCAAATTCTTCGTACAGCTCATTATCGTAATTACTTACATCCGCTCGCAACTGCTTGATCATAGTGAATAAATCTGCTACCCGCAGATGCTCAGGAAAGCGGCTTAACTGGGGCATATAGCCGATGTCGCTGCGGTACTGATAGCCCGTTTGAGTGTTGTTCCCATTCACGGTAATTGTCCCCTCACCGGGTAGTACTAACCCTAAAATGGCTTTTATTAACGTGGTTTTACCCGACCCGTTCGGACCGATCATCGCTACGCATTGTCCGGTGCGGAGTTCTATCGATACCGAGCGAAGTACATGCTGCTGACCGTAGTTTTTACTTAGGTTTTCAATTTTGATCATAAGCATAGGGCTGCATCTGAGGGTACTGATCAGTCAAGGTTGCCGGGATGATTGTGGGGAAAATCCGCTCGCTAAACTCCAATAGACTCACAAAGAAGCTATGCAGCATCAGCGTCGCCGCCGGAATCTGGTCGGTAATGCGAGCGAACAGGTTCACTGGGCGGTAGGGTTCGTCGCCGGAGCCATCTCGGTTTAGGTCGTAGCCCACGTAGCCGCTCCAGTAGTTGCGCTCATAGTGGTTATTGTTGTTTTGGGAGTTGGTGACTACCTCAAAGGTATTAGCCAGGAAATTATTGGCGAGCACTTCATTGTCCAGACTGTTGCCCTTCATATCCAGAGCGGTACCGTTCAATGAGAACTGATTCTTCTTAATGATAATTCGGTTGGCACCTTCGGCCAGAATACCGATAGTATTTCGCACAAAGTAGTTGCCACTGATCTCTCCATCGCTGATTTCTTTTAGTAGTAAACCGTAGGAAGCCCCGCCCCAGTTATGGGAAAAGTGGTTATGCTGCATGCGTATTTCCCGGGAGAACATCACTGCCACTCCGGCTCCGTTTTCTCGGAATTCATTTGCTGAATACGCATCGTTGTTGGAAAACATAAAGTGCAAACCGTAGCGCAGGTTTCGGTAACTTTGATTATGGTGAATCTGGCTGTTATTCACAAACTCCAGATAAATACCATCGCGATGACCACTAAGCGTATTATGGGTAATCTCCAGATAATCGCCCTTCCAAACGTGAATCGCATTACCTGCCGAGGCTTCATCGTCGGCCTGATCTACAATATAATTATTCACTACCTGATAGTGGGTAGCGTATTCCAGATATACTCCAAAGAAACAGTTGATAATCTCGTTGTTACGGATACTACCGTAGTGGCCCTGACGTACCTTGATGGCGGCTAGTTCCTTTAAAAAGCTAACCCCTACATTCTGGAGTGTAAACCCTTCAATCACCACAGAATCGGCCATCACCACAAATAACTCAACCGCCTGATGCTTCGCATCGAGTTGGGGTTTTCCTTCGCCAATCAGGTGCAGCGGTTTATCAATGACGATAGAATGCTGCGCGTAAAGTCCAGGCCGTACCAGAACGGTATCATGAAGATTAGCTTCCCGGATTGCTTCCTGAATGATTTGGAATGACTCGTTTATTCCTACCACTAATGTTCGGGCATTAGCTGAAGGGATTAGCCAGGCGCTTAGCATAATTATCAGCACGATGCAGATTCTCATATCACTTCCGATTCTTCAATAACAAACGCACTTCGTTCCAGGAAAGTAGCTGGGTATTTGATGGCAAGTCTTGCGTAGTAGGACGGTAGAATGCTGCTAAGTTGGCTCCCATGGGGCTACGAAACTCCGGTGAAATAACAAACACCAGCGAATCCATTGGATATAACTGTTTCGGATTGTTATGAGCCACTGCTAGTAGCATTTGATACCGGGTAGATTCTTCAGCCAATTGATTCACGACACATTCAGTAGCATCGTACTTATAGATTCTCCCTTTGTCGGTAATCAGCTCCGCCCCAAACTTAGGATCGGCTATCGACATCTTGCAGTAGTGGCACTGGTCTTTCCCAAAGGCAATAGGTTCTGGTTCAGTCTGACAACTGGCAAGTAGCCCTACTATAATCCCTATCATCCACTTCTTGAGCAAATCAAACATGCACTTTCTCTTTACGGATACTTACCCAGGTGGCCAGTGCTGCTAGTAAAATAGATAGTGTCATGAAGATCGTACCCATACGCGGATAAGACTTCACGTAAAAGTTAAGCAAGTCTTTCTCGCCTATTAGCGGGGGCATATAGGTCATGCCGGGTACCTTAATCGGAGCGTTTGGGTCCAGA
Protein-coding sequences here:
- a CDS encoding ABC transporter ATP-binding protein, yielding MIKIENLSKNYGQQHVLRSVSIELRTGQCVAMIGPNGSGKTTLIKAILGLVLPGEGTITVNGNNTQTGYQYRSDIGYMPQLSRFPEHLRVADLFTMIKQLRADVSNYDNELYEEFGIEQIHHKSLGSLSGGMRQQVSAALAFLFDPPIIILDEPTAALDPPSNECLKSKINRSVQTGKLVLVTSHILNDLDDIATQIIYLMEGQVQFFESMETLRKQTSETQLNKIIVRLLTQKQPDAESKPIHH
- the nosD gene encoding nitrous oxide reductase family maturation protein NosD, producing the protein MRICIVLIIMLSAWLIPSANARTLVVGINESFQIIQEAIREANLHDTVLVRPGLYAQHSIVIDKPLHLIGEGKPQLDAKHQAVELFVVMADSVVIEGFTLQNVGVSFLKELAAIKVRQGHYGSIRNNEIINCFFGVYLEYATHYQVVNNYIVDQADDEASAGNAIHVWKGDYLEITHNTLSGHRDGIYLEFVNNSQIHHNQSYRNLRYGLHFMFSNNDAYSANEFRENGAGVAVMFSREIRMQHNHFSHNWGGASYGLLLKEISDGEISGNYFVRNTIGILAEGANRIIIKKNQFSLNGTALDMKGNSLDNEVLANNFLANTFEVVTNSQNNNNHYERNYWSGYVGYDLNRDGSGDEPYRPVNLFARITDQIPAATLMLHSFFVSLLEFSERIFPTIIPATLTDQYPQMQPYAYDQN